A genome region from Dehalobacter sp. includes the following:
- a CDS encoding DEAD/DEAH box helicase family protein has product MGLKEQTYLTSYNKAEHDIADMFYLPCMRYSSLYDRISGYFGSTIYIIAWDALREFIENSGKMRLICSPYVSDEDASALAKGYSAKNDELLAESLAKEVQDLFDDPFLTAPAKLLAYMISKGIIDVKIAVPTGNESPNARRLFHDKVGIFTDSEGNKVGFRGSMNETYKGLSSDGNMESIDVFPNWIDSRDAERVDDASAFFEKLWSGSVPGIIVYRFPNASKEILRTKAEGVKWYELLDEIHVEESKAQKWKPSKHAGSRIPRPHQVNALETWVKNNRRGILEHATGSGKTFTAMCAIHDAFKRNEVVLVLVPSRDLLKQWDRELRETLIEDQIFYLLCGDNNNEWKKPGTLASWSSDGGSTHRIILATMDTACSEDFVKSVSQGAHLFVVADEVHRLGSPRRRNALNINAGARLGLSATPRRYGDPEGTAALFEYFGGLVPPPYTLNDAIKSGVLTKYFYKPLTITLTLKEQEEWNDVTKQISQLMARMKANGNADTSISSNTRLKQLLINRARIVKNASGKVPLAINLLLREYVRGQSWIIYCDNITQLKAVLNSAIDAGFDAFEYYADMEGDRDETLRYFAKNGGVLVSIKCLDEGVDIPSTTHALILASSQNPREFIQRRGRILRNSRGKLFAHLYDAITVPIVESEETPKSMSIIIGELSRAIQFGIGAENPACVTDLKNIAIDYQIDYNSLQNTGMEEDDID; this is encoded by the coding sequence CCTACCTAACTTCTTATAATAAGGCAGAGCATGACATAGCAGATATGTTTTATCTTCCATGCATGAGATACTCCAGCCTTTATGACAGAATCTCCGGGTATTTTGGAAGCACTATTTACATTATTGCATGGGACGCGCTACGGGAATTCATTGAAAACAGCGGAAAAATGCGCTTGATATGTTCACCGTATGTGTCTGATGAAGATGCATCTGCATTGGCTAAAGGCTATTCTGCAAAAAACGATGAACTACTTGCTGAGTCGCTTGCAAAAGAAGTGCAAGATTTATTTGATGACCCATTTTTAACTGCTCCCGCAAAGCTCCTGGCATATATGATTTCAAAAGGAATTATAGATGTGAAAATTGCTGTTCCTACAGGCAACGAATCTCCAAACGCAAGGAGGCTATTTCACGATAAAGTTGGGATTTTTACGGATTCCGAAGGTAATAAAGTGGGCTTCCGTGGCTCCATGAACGAAACATACAAAGGGCTGTCCTCAGACGGAAACATGGAGTCTATTGATGTGTTTCCCAATTGGATTGATAGTCGCGATGCAGAACGTGTTGATGATGCATCAGCTTTTTTTGAAAAACTATGGTCAGGATCTGTTCCGGGAATTATTGTCTACCGGTTCCCAAACGCGTCCAAGGAAATATTACGGACTAAAGCAGAAGGAGTAAAATGGTACGAATTACTGGACGAAATTCATGTGGAAGAAAGCAAGGCCCAAAAATGGAAACCCAGTAAACATGCCGGAAGCCGCATTCCTCGCCCACATCAAGTAAATGCGCTTGAAACATGGGTAAAAAATAATCGCCGCGGCATTTTAGAACACGCCACAGGAAGCGGAAAAACCTTCACCGCTATGTGTGCAATTCATGATGCTTTCAAGAGAAATGAAGTTGTGCTGGTCTTAGTTCCATCCAGGGACCTCTTAAAACAGTGGGATCGGGAATTAAGAGAAACCTTGATCGAAGATCAAATATTCTATCTCCTTTGTGGCGATAACAACAACGAGTGGAAAAAACCCGGCACTTTGGCATCTTGGTCGAGTGATGGCGGATCTACCCACCGTATTATCCTCGCAACTATGGACACAGCATGCTCAGAGGATTTTGTAAAAAGCGTGTCACAAGGTGCGCATCTTTTTGTCGTAGCTGATGAAGTTCACCGGTTGGGAAGCCCTAGGAGACGCAACGCATTGAATATCAACGCGGGTGCGAGATTAGGCTTGTCTGCCACACCACGCAGATATGGAGACCCCGAAGGCACGGCGGCACTCTTTGAGTATTTTGGTGGCCTCGTGCCGCCGCCATATACGCTGAATGATGCAATTAAAAGTGGCGTTTTGACAAAATATTTTTATAAACCATTAACCATAACTCTTACACTAAAGGAACAGGAAGAATGGAACGATGTAACAAAGCAGATAAGCCAGCTGATGGCTCGTATGAAAGCCAATGGCAATGCTGACACAAGTATTTCTTCCAACACACGGCTGAAACAGCTGTTGATTAATAGAGCGCGTATTGTAAAAAACGCATCTGGCAAGGTTCCTCTGGCCATTAATCTTCTCCTTAGAGAATATGTGAGAGGACAGAGTTGGATAATATATTGCGACAATATCACACAGCTAAAGGCTGTATTGAACAGTGCGATTGATGCTGGTTTTGATGCATTTGAGTACTATGCAGATATGGAAGGTGATCGTGACGAAACACTCCGATATTTCGCAAAAAACGGTGGTGTCTTGGTTTCGATTAAATGCTTAGATGAAGGTGTTGATATTCCTTCAACAACACACGCCTTGATCCTTGCTTCTTCACAAAATCCAAGAGAATTCATTCAGCGCAGAGGAAGAATTCTCAGAAATTCGCGTGGTAAACTCTTTGCCCATCTATATGATGCGATTACAGTTCCAATTGTCGAATCTGAAGAAACGCCTAAGTCCATGTCAATTATTATCGGTGAATTATCAAGAGCGATTCAATTTGGTATAGGCGCAGAAAACCCAGCCTGTGTTACTGATTTGAAGAATATAGCCATTGATTACCAGATTGATTATAACAGTTTACAGAACACCGGAATGGAGGAGGATGACATTGACTAA